The nucleotide window AAGCAACCCGCTGCCGTTTCAGCCGCCGCGTGCTCTAAATCGTCACAGTCTTCGAATACGATGTTGGCGTTCTTACCACCCGCTTCTGCATAAACACGTTTTAGGTTACTTTCGCCAGAACGAACCATCAGCTGGCCCGCAATGCGTGTGGAACCAGTGAAAGCGATACAGTCCACGTCTTGGTGCGTTGCCAACGCGTCACCCGCTTCATGACCAAAACCTGTGATGACCTGGAACACACCCTCAGGCAAGCCTGCTTGCTTAGCAAGTTGACCTAAGAAGATAGCAGTAAGAGATGACTTTTCTGACGGCTTAAGGATCACGCTATTACCCGCAGCAAGAGCAGGACCAAGCTTCCAGCAAGCCAGCCAAAGTGGGAAATTCCAAGGAACGACTGCAGCTACAACACCAATTGCTTGATGGGAAATAAAAGCGTGCACGTCTTTTTCTGTTGGTGCGACTTCGCCGTAGACTTTATCGATCGCTTCAGCGTACCAGCGTAAAGATGAGGCTGCGCCAGGGATATCTGTAGAGAAGCTGTGAGAAATAGGTTTACCGGTATCAAGAGTTTCAAGCAGAGCCAGCTCTTCACGGTTTTGGTCTATCAGATCAGCGAACTGTTTTAGAATCGCTTTACGATGTGCAGGGCTGCTTTCACTCCACTGACCTGATTGAAATGCTTTACGAGCGTATGACACCGCAAGATCGACATCTTCACTTTCACAACGAGCAATTTCGGTAAATATTTCGTCTGTTGCCGGATTAACGACAGGGATCGTTCTTCCACTTAATGCTGCGCTGTATTCACCGTTGATGTACGCCCTGTTTTCGATGTTTAGATTGTTTTTAAGTTCAATCCATTGTTCTTGAGTTTTCATACGCTCTCCTTGTTATCACACAAGGCAAGCACCACTTAGAATGTGGTTGGCGTATGCGCGCTTATCATTCGACAAGCCTTGTCTGTGTGATTCGTAAATCTGTGTGGCTGCGTCGTATCAATAACGTACGACTCGCCTTCTTTGATGACAAATGATCGACCTTTGTATTCCAGAGTGATTTCACCCTCTAGTACCGTGCCAATTTCTTCGCCTTCGTGTTTTATTTCAGCAGAACCTGTTGTTCCGTGCGGTGCATATTCTTCGATCAGGAATCCAATCACCTGCTCTTTCGTGCCGTTGGTCACCAGTTTCATCGAAACGGTTTCACTGCCCATTTCAACCAGCTCTTCTGGTGTAACGACAACTTTCACTTCATCATTCTGAGTTTGTTCAAAAATGAAAAACTCTGACAGAGATAAAGAAAATACGTTCACTATTTTTTGCAACGAGCTAACCGAAGGGCTCACTTTACCATTTTCAATCGATGAAATAGCACTGTGAGTAATGCCCGCTCGCTCGGC belongs to Vibrio sp. STUT-A11 and includes:
- the puuR gene encoding HTH-type transcriptional regulator PuuR produces the protein MDNQEIGKNIVQLRKKHGLSQRELAERAGITHSAISSIENGKVSPSVSSLQKIVNVFSLSLSEFFIFEQTQNDEVKVVVTPEELVEMGSETVSMKLVTNGTKEQVIGFLIEEYAPHGTTGSAEIKHEGEEIGTVLEGEITLEYKGRSFVIKEGESYVIDTTQPHRFTNHTDKACRMISAHTPTTF
- a CDS encoding aldehyde dehydrogenase, with the protein product MKTQEQWIELKNNLNIENRAYINGEYSAALSGRTIPVVNPATDEIFTEIARCESEDVDLAVSYARKAFQSGQWSESSPAHRKAILKQFADLIDQNREELALLETLDTGKPISHSFSTDIPGAASSLRWYAEAIDKVYGEVAPTEKDVHAFISHQAIGVVAAVVPWNFPLWLACWKLGPALAAGNSVILKPSEKSSLTAIFLGQLAKQAGLPEGVFQVITGFGHEAGDALATHQDVDCIAFTGSTRIAGQLMVRSGESNLKRVYAEAGGKNANIVFEDCDDLEHAAAETAAGCFYNQGEVCVAATRLLVHESIKDQFIEKVIEAAKAFAPKDPMDPSSSMGALIDQDHKSKVLEYITLGQSEGAVLRCGGNVEGQGAFVEPTILDNVDNQYRVAQEEIFGPVLCVIPFKDEAQAIEIANDSKYGLGAALWSSNINRVHRVAKRLQAGSVWVNNYNEGDMTVPFGGFKMSGNGRDKSLHAIEKFTETKTTWIRLHA